The sequence TTGGAGTCATCAGAAAGCTCAACAACAGAAGAGCAGGAGAGGAGCCCTTCGTGCACCTGTGAACACAAGGTAGTTGTCTGGTCACAAATATCCAGATATCAATCGTCAGTCATGGTTTTATTCTGTGTCTTAATTTTTGGTTATCTCGTGTCTTTTTTCCGAATTTTGTTGCCATTTAATATCACACTCTAGCTGAACTTTGGACTGGCATTTATTATATTATGCCAGAAGTTGAgcaaataactaagaaattatAGACATGTTTCTTTCCATGTATNNNNNNNNNNNNNNNNNNNNNNNNNNNNNNNNNNNNNNNNNNNNNNNNNNNNNNNNNNNNNNNNNNNNNNNNNNNNNNNNNNNNNNNNNNNNNNNNNNNNNNNNNNNNNNNNNNNNNNNNNNNNNNNNNNNNNNNNNNNNNNNNNNNNNNNNNNNNNNNNNNNNNNNNNNNNNNNNNNNNNNNNNNNNNNNNNNNNNNNNNNNNNNNNNNNNNNNNNNNNNNNNNNNNNNNGATGTACACTGTACAGTTCCGATTTGTAAGAAATAAAATATCATAGTTAATCAGATGTCTCTCATGGTCTCCTTCTTCTTGTAGCAAATAGTACATTTATGTTGTGGCTGATTTATGTATAGAATTATTTTTCCCCACCTTAAAACCATCTGTTAAAGGAATTTTAAATGGCATTTCCTGTTCATATGGCTTCAATTGCTTTCATGATTCTACTTGTTTTACATATTGTGGTAGCTTGTCATAACTTCAATCATCTAAAATGAACTTATTGAGGGAGAGCTCTGAGAAAGTTATATTGTGTAGGAATAAACATGGGAAATCCCTTGTTAGAGTTATATTCCTATTTAGCTTATTATAACATGAAATAGCACGGAAGAACATCATTAGTGATAGACTAAACTGCATTATAGAGTTAAATTTGAGGCAAAAGCATAGTATGCTGTTCATTATTATCCTAAATCAAACTTTTTTTTATAAAGGTCTCTGATTTGGGAGGAGAAACTGCTTATTCAAAGGAGCTTTTAAATGAAAGATATGAAAGCCTGGAAAAGGAGTTTCTACTCTTGAAGGATGAAAGAGACTCTTTGCTCCAGATGTTCTCTGAATCATCCCAGAAACTTGCAATGGTTTCAAGCCAAAAGGAAAATGCTTTGAAAGATTTAAATACTGAAGTACAGAGAAGGAATAATCTAGAAGGGGATCTTAAGCAGTTTACTTCAGCTTTTGCTTGTCGTCAGAAATCACTCATTTCCTTCCATAGTGAATTTAAGACTCAGATTGAGAAATTAAGAGCCCAAACTTTAAGCTCAGTGCCTAAGTCTGTTGATTGTCAAGATTAGAGGATGTTGTAACTTATGTAGGACTTCGCTATCTTAGTGTCTTGTATATCATCTACTCAACTTGTTATACATTTCGCCACATTGATTTGCTTCTGCCCTTTGGAATGTTCTCCACTTAGAGTTGAGATTGACATGAATAGTTCTTAGGTGTTTTAGAAATGTTGCTATGTAGCTTTAAATGTAGTTAAAAGTGAGTGGTCTGAATACCGATCATGATATGTTGGACTAGTTGATGCTTATTCACCTTAATTGATTGTCTTGAGTTTTGTATTTTAGAagggtaaaattgattttgagagACGGTCAGGTCTCATAAAGCACTTAGTTAATGGATCCTCATGATCGTGAGCTAAATAAGTGGATACGTTTGTGACTAATAGGTGGTTTGTTTGGCAGTTTTGTtgaactaattttattttttagtaatgTTTTTAAGGAACTTTAATAGAAGTATATTATTCCTAAGTTTGTTTgagattttaaaatatattttttaggaATAAATTGTTCTCATGAAAAATTTATTgtcaaaattgaaaatttttattctCATTCCAAAAGATGGATATTTAGTATTCGCTTGTCAAGAGAATAAAAAGGagtatataaaattattattatatgatTTGTATTCTTTAGTTATTAAATTTCTTGTCAAAGAATTCTTGCTTTTATTATTATTGGAGGTATTTTAGAAATTAAGATTCTTGATTTAATAAAAGAAGTTTTTTGGAATTTGATATAACTTTTTTTTGggcaatttttttgttaatttaactgtatttttttaatatttgaaaaaaaaaactaataggtttttgttttgttttgatttttttaccAAGTAGAGCTTAAAAGTGGacgaaaaataaaaaaggggaaaAACAAAGCGTGTCTTAACGGGCGTGACCCAAGAAAAAGTGTAACTGGCCCAAACAAAACCCAAAAAAGTCCATATATATCCAGAAACCCTAGTCTTCCTCTGCGATTCCGCCTCTGCCAGgtttgttctttctttctttctccacACAAATGCTACAATGGTGAATTCTCTGGTGTCGTTGGAACGAGTATGGCGAAGCTTTTAGGAACGGAATTAAAATAAGGACAAAAGAATAATTTTACATAACTCCACATTGATTTCGGCACACTCGGAAATTAACTTCCTTAAGCACCAGAGAATTCACCTTTTTCAGAAATATTCATTTTTGGATCTTGATTTTGATTTGGATTACTTATTCTTTGTAATACTGACTGTTCTTTTTTCCATTTCCTTTTTGTTCGCAGTTTTAGCTCTTGATCCCACAAAACCCTAGCTTCAACCATGAGGTAAATTCAGCTTCCACCTTTACTTGCGTATTTCGAGATGGAATGATGAAATGTTTGACTAACTTTTTGGTATTTGTATTTGTTAAATTAATTGATTATTTGAGTATTGATTCCATGCGTTTGTTTGTGAACTGAGTAGTAAGCTTCAGAGTGATGCACTGAGAGAAGCAATCACTGGGATAGTGGCTGATTCCAAAGAGAAGAATAGGAAGTTTGTTGAGACCATTGAGCTCCAAATTGGACTCAAAAACTATGACCCACAAAAGGATAAGCGTTTCAGCGGTTCTGTAAAGTTGCCACACATCCCGAGGCCCAAGATGAAAATCTGCATGCTTGGTGATGCTCAGCATGTTGAAGAGGTAAGCTTATCTTCCAATTAATTTTCTGTTGCTGTAATCAACACTTATTAATTCTAAAAAAATCGTAGCTACTTTCATCTTTGTAAATTGATTATTGTCATACATGACCCTTGATGTGTATTGAACTATGAAAGAATCTGTTGATTCAtagaaattatatatatatattttttgcgaAAATGATCTAACTAATTTGAGGTTATTGGCTTAAGATTAACGTTTTTAACAATCTGGGATTTGAAGTGTGTAAATGAGTTGCTCGACTTGAATGACTTTTCAAACGCTGTGGTATCCATTTTGTTGTATGAAAGTAGTATCTTGAAATGACACAATGCTTCGTTACATGATTgcaattaaagagagcaatgaCATTTTATGATTTGATGGAAGCAATATTTTGGTTGTGTTTTTAGGGTGTTGCTTGTGTGTAATTGTTTCCATGTTCGTTATGTTGATTGAACTTATAATTTGCAGGCAGAGAAAATAGGATTGGATTGGATGGATGTTGAAGCATTGAAGAAGCTTAACAAAAataagaaattggtgaagaaactTGCGAAGAAATATCATGCTTTCTTGGCTTCTGAAGCAGTCATTAAGCAGATTCCTCGTCTCTTGGGTCCTGGTCTCAACAAGGCAGGCATGTACTTTTGATTTAGAAAACATGTCCTTTTGAGAATGATTAGGAATTGATTCTAGACCATTTTATGTGTGGCATTTTAGCCTTCTTTTATATATTCTCTTGGCATTAATTTGTTACATGTGTTAACTGTTAAAACTAAATTATTATCTCGTTTATTCATCCACCTCACCTCCCCTCCCCTCTCCTCGAAAGATAAAATCTTTTTGCACAATATGTAGTTTTATAGTCTGTTTTAAGGAATTGCTATGTTGTATGCTCTTTGAATCTCAGTCATTATCTTCACTAATTCTTGTTAATTCCCATGACTTTGCAGGAAAGTTCCCCACACTTGTTACCCACCAAGAATCCCTCGAGTCTAAAGTCAATGAGACCAAGGCTATGGTG is a genomic window of Arachis ipaensis cultivar K30076 chromosome B06, Araip1.1, whole genome shotgun sequence containing:
- the LOC107605585 gene encoding 60S ribosomal protein L10a; this translates as MSKLQSDALREAITGIVADSKEKNRKFVETIELQIGLKNYDPQKDKRFSGSVKLPHIPRPKMKICMLGDAQHVEEAEKIGLDWMDVEALKKLNKNKKLVKKLAKKYHAFLASEAVIKQIPRLLGPGLNKAGKFPTLVTHQESLESKVNETKAMVKFQLKKVLCMGVAVGNVSMEEKQIFQNVQLSVNFLVSLLKKNWQNVRCLYLKSTMGKSYRVF